CGATCTCCACCAGATCCGAGGCGGTGATGCCGCAGGGCTCGGGCGCGCCGGTGCCGGGCGCCTCGGACGGATCGAGCACGTCGACGTCGATGGTGACGTAGAGCGGGTGGCGGCCCAACTCGGGCAGCAGGCTCTTCACCGCCTCGACCGGATGGATCTGGTGCGCCGGGAACAGGTGCGGCGCCTTGCGCTGGTACTCCTCCCGGGCGCCGGTGCGCATGCCCACCTGGAAGACGCGCTCGGGCGCCAGCACGTCCATCACCCGCGCCATCGCCGAGGCATAGTTGTAGCGCTCGCCGAGGAACTGCTCGCGCAGGTCGGGATGGGCGTCGAGCTGCAGGATGCGCAGGTCGGGGATGGCGGGCGCGAGCACCTCGATGACCGGCAGCGTGGCGGTGTGGTCGCCGCCCAGCATCACCGGGATCAGCCCGGGGCGCCAGAAGCCTCGAATCTCCTCGCGGGCCCGGGTCAGCTGCTCCCGGGGCGTGCCGTCGCCCAGCTGGCAGTCGCCGAGGTCGGCGATGGCGAGGTCCTCGAGGTCGCGCCCGAGGAACGGG
This genomic stretch from Candidatus Methylomirabilota bacterium harbors:
- the speB gene encoding agmatinase, which codes for MIAAEPRFIACRAAFPDARIVLFGIPFEGRVNLRRGADHGPRDLRVASDSIETYSPFLGRDLEDLAIADLGDCQLGDGTPREQLTRAREEIRGFWRPGLIPVMLGGDHTATLPVIEVLAPAIPDLRILQLDAHPDLREQFLGERYNYASAMARVMDVLAPERVFQVGMRTGAREEYQRKAPHLFPAHQIHPVEAVKSLLPELGRHPLYVTIDVDVLDPSEAPGTGAPEPCGITASDLVEIVRLLQPCPIVGTDLMEVAHTWDPSGRTGITASWILREAILTWFAS